ACCTCGTAAGCCAAGCGCAGGGCCGCCTCCATGACGCCGCCGCTGGTGGCGAAGATGGTGGCCGCGCCGGTGGACTCGCCGAGGACCGGCTCGGGAGCCTCGTCCTTGAGCTTGGCGAAGTTGATGCCCGCCTTCTTGATCATGTACGCCAGCTCGCGGGTGGTGATGGTGGCGTCGATGTCGCGGTAGCCGCTGGCCGCCAGTTCGGGACGCAATCCCTCATATTTCTTGGCGATGCAGGGCATGATCGAAACCGTGTACATTTTCTTGGCGTCGGTCTTGGTCTGCTGCGCGCCGTAGGTCTTGGACAGGGAGCCGAGCATCCCGATGGGCGACTTGCAGGTGGACAGGTGCGGCAGCAGTTCGGGGTAGAAGCTCTCGATGAACTTCACCCAGCCCGGGCAGCAGGACGTGAACTGCGGCAGGGGGTAATGATGGTCGGGCTTGCTGATGCGGTTGATCAGCTCCGTGCCCTCTTCCATGATCGTCAGGTCGGCGGTGTACTCGTTGTCCCAGACATGGTCGAAACCGAGCTTGCGCAGGGCCGCGTGCATCTTGCCGCCGACATAGGTTCCGGCGGGCATGCCGAAGGCCTCGCCGAGGCCGTAGCGCACGGCCGGGGCGGGCATGGACACGACCACCGTGTCCGGATCCTGGAGCGCCTTGAACACGTCGTCCACGAAGGAGACTTCCTCGTAGATGGCGCCGTAGGGGCAGTTCACCAGGCACTGGCCGCAGTTGATGCACACGGCCGGATCCAGAACCTTGCGCTTCTCGTCCGGGCCGAAGGCCTGAATCGCGCCGGTGGGGCAGACCTCGTCGCAGGTGCCGCAGGCCTGGCATTTGGCCGCGTCCACCTGGACCATCGAAAACGCGTTGGGGTCGGCGTTCTTCGGGGCCGTCCCCTTCATCAAGACCTTTTCCATTTCCAGCATGATCGCTCCTCCTTACTGAGCATTCACGTGGTTGCCGAATCCTCCTGTGCTCGAAAAACACCCCCTGGATATTACTAAAATTAAAATCGTATCACATGGTGTGTATAATTTTAAAAAAAGTACCGTGTCAAGGGCGTCCGGCGTTTTTCGCGACGATTCCGCGCTTCCGTTCCATGCCGCGCGTGGACATTCCCGGCCCGGGACGATACATGCCGCACATGGTCCAGCCGCCGGAGATCACCCACAAGCCCCGTGTCCTGCTCCTCACCAGCCTCTATTTTCTCATGGGCGAGGTGGTCGCGGCTCTGACCCGTCTGGGCGTGCCGCACCGGCTCCTGGACTTGGGCGGCAAGGAGATGGACCGGGATCTCTTCGTGGACCGCGTACGCGAGGCCGTGGCCGGATTCCGGCCGGATTTCCTGCTCACCGTGAATCACCTGGGCGTGGACCGCGAGGGCGTGCTCCTGGACCTCCTGGAGCCCGACGGCCTGCCCCTGGCCTCCTGGTTCGTGGACAACCCCTTCCTCATCCTGCCGCTTTACCCCCGACGCCACCTGGAGCGCACGGCCTTGTTCACCTGGGACGCGGACAACGTGGAGGCCTTGCGCGGCTTCGGTTTCCCGCACGTCTCCTGGCTGCCCCTGGGCGCGGACCCGGAGCGCTTCCGACCCGGGGCCCCGGGTCGCGACGCCTGGAACGCGCCGGTGTCCTTCGTGGGCAACTCCATGCTGGCCAAGGTGGCCGGGCGGCTGGCGGCGTCGGACCCGCCGCCGGAACTGGCGGCCCGGGCCGAGGAAGTGGCGCGCGCCTTCGGAGCGAGTGACGAGCCCTCGGCCGCGCGCTTTCTGCGCGACCGCTTCCCGGACCTCTGGCCTCTGTTCCTGGGCCTGCGTTCGCCCGTGCGCATGCTGGCCTTCGAGACCTATCTCACCTGGCTTTCCACCCGCGACTACCGGCTGTCCTGCGTGCGCGGGCTGCTGCCTTTCGAACCGCTCATCGCGGGCGACCCGGGCTGGTTCGAGCTGCTGCCCCCGGGCGGCTGGCGGCACCATCCCGAGCTGTCCTATTACGACGACCTGCCGGGCTTCTACCCGCGCGCGGCGATCAACTTCAATTGCACGAGCCTCCAGATGAAGGGGGCGGTGAACCAACGGGTCTTCGACGTGCCCGCCTCGGGCGCGTTCCTGCTCACGGACCGCCGCCGCCAGATGGAGCGGCTCTTCGAGCCGAACCGGGAAATGGCGATGTACGACAGGCCGGAAGATGTGTCCGACCAGATTCGGCGTTGGCTGGATGACCCGGCGGGCCGGGCGCGACTGGCCGAGGCCGGACGGCGGCGCGTCCTGGCCGAGCACACCTACGACCACCGTCTGGCCGCCCTGCTGCGGACCATGCGCCGGACCTTCGGGGCGCGGCCGTGAAGCCCATCCTCGTGCTCCAGCGCCGCCGCATGGGCGACCTGATCCTCTCCTTTCCGCTGTTTCTCTGGCTGCGGCGGGTCTTCCCCGGCCACCCTATCCAGGTGGCCGCCGAGGAGCATTTCTTCCGCCCGCTGGCGCTTCTCTCGCCCCAGGTCTCTTACGTGCCATGGTCCGGGACCGAGGCTTTGCTCCGCCAGGACTACCGCCTCGTGCTCAACCTGAGCGCCGGGGATCAGGCCGACGAACTGGCCGGACAGGCGCGGGCCGAGGAAAAACTCGGCCCCGTGCTGGAAAACGGCGCGCGCCGGGTGCATGGCCGCTGGCAGCTCTACCGCCAGAGCCTGATCCAGAACAACCGTTACAACCGTTTTCACTGGGCCGAGCTGAACGCCCTGGACGTGGTTCCCCTGGCCGAGTTGCGGGGCACGGCCTTCGCCGAGCCCCGGCGCCTGCCGCCCGACGTGGTCCGGGTGGGGCTCTTCCTCGGGGCCAGCGACCCCTCCAAGCGCCCGGGGCCCGCGTTCTGGGCCGAACTGGCCCGGGCGCTCCTGGACCGGGGCCTGCGCCCGGCCCTGCTGGGCGGGCCGGCGGAACGCGCGCTGGGAGCCGAGGTCAAGCGGATCGCCGCCGCCCCGGTGCTCGACCTCTGCGGCAGGCTGGGCCTGAAGGAGCTGGCCGCCGCCGGGCAGACCTTCCAACTCCTGGTGACCCCGGACACCGGCCCCATGCACCTGGCGGCCTGGACAGGCCTGCGCGTGCTCAATCTCTCCATGGGCAACGTCAACCCCTGGGAG
This is a stretch of genomic DNA from Desulfovibrio aminophilus DSM 12254. It encodes these proteins:
- a CDS encoding CgeB family protein, with amino-acid sequence MPHMVQPPEITHKPRVLLLTSLYFLMGEVVAALTRLGVPHRLLDLGGKEMDRDLFVDRVREAVAGFRPDFLLTVNHLGVDREGVLLDLLEPDGLPLASWFVDNPFLILPLYPRRHLERTALFTWDADNVEALRGFGFPHVSWLPLGADPERFRPGAPGRDAWNAPVSFVGNSMLAKVAGRLAASDPPPELAARAEEVARAFGASDEPSAARFLRDRFPDLWPLFLGLRSPVRMLAFETYLTWLSTRDYRLSCVRGLLPFEPLIAGDPGWFELLPPGGWRHHPELSYYDDLPGFYPRAAINFNCTSLQMKGAVNQRVFDVPASGAFLLTDRRRQMERLFEPNREMAMYDRPEDVSDQIRRWLDDPAGRARLAEAGRRRVLAEHTYDHRLAALLRTMRRTFGARP
- a CDS encoding [FeFe] hydrogenase, group A, with product MLEMEKVLMKGTAPKNADPNAFSMVQVDAAKCQACGTCDEVCPTGAIQAFGPDEKRKVLDPAVCINCGQCLVNCPYGAIYEEVSFVDDVFKALQDPDTVVVSMPAPAVRYGLGEAFGMPAGTYVGGKMHAALRKLGFDHVWDNEYTADLTIMEEGTELINRISKPDHHYPLPQFTSCCPGWVKFIESFYPELLPHLSTCKSPIGMLGSLSKTYGAQQTKTDAKKMYTVSIMPCIAKKYEGLRPELAASGYRDIDATITTRELAYMIKKAGINFAKLKDEAPEPVLGESTGAATIFATSGGVMEAALRLAYEVLSGEKLKNPDIKAVRAHEGIKTAAVNVPKFGEVRVAVASGLQNAAKLCEEVKAGKSPYHFIEIMTCPGGCVNGGGQPLDPNLRVAECGSKLFAELKTRFSGKNNG
- a CDS encoding glycosyltransferase family 9 protein, which encodes MKPILVLQRRRMGDLILSFPLFLWLRRVFPGHPIQVAAEEHFFRPLALLSPQVSYVPWSGTEALLRQDYRLVLNLSAGDQADELAGQARAEEKLGPVLENGARRVHGRWQLYRQSLIQNNRYNRFHWAELNALDVVPLAELRGTAFAEPRRLPPDVVRVGLFLGASDPSKRPGPAFWAELARALLDRGLRPALLGGPAERALGAEVKRIAAAPVLDLCGRLGLKELAAAGQTFQLLVTPDTGPMHLAAWTGLRVLNLSMGNVNPWETGPYQPGHLVLRPTASCAQGCWSCTRGGTRCHAAFSARRTASLVHSMLSGPDERLERLTPPGLALSRSDRGPSGLYRLTRLDRRPPGAHRLLSRFWQAYFGRRFGLWDERTPRSTWAELAATQPRLAEAFTDRLPDLGRGLRIGLTRGSLENSFWTGAPLMLRPLTGYLLPLLQNRDFSAPAWAESLDWLEDLLALTR